In the Roseibium sp. HPY-6 genome, one interval contains:
- the tesB gene encoding acyl-CoA thioesterase II: MNTAVDNLLQILDLEPLESNLFRGRSPQVGWQRVFGGQVIGQALVAASRTVVEERHIHSLHGYFLRPGDPQVPIIYEVDRIRDGGSFTTRRVVAIQHGEAIFSMSASFQLREQGLEHQMDMPDVPKPDELPSDQELKDKFLAVAPENVRRYWERERPIEMRPVELTHYFSKKPLPPKQYVWVRATGRLPDDERIHQCVLAYASDMTLLDTSLFPHGTSVFSPKIQAASLDHAMWFHHPFRADEWLLYATDSVSSSGSRGLNRGSLFTMEGKLVASTAQEGLIRLRKKD; this comes from the coding sequence ATGAACACGGCCGTCGACAATCTTCTTCAGATACTTGACCTGGAGCCGCTGGAAAGCAATCTGTTCCGTGGTCGCAGCCCTCAAGTCGGGTGGCAACGCGTTTTCGGTGGCCAGGTCATCGGCCAGGCGCTTGTGGCCGCTTCGAGGACAGTTGTCGAAGAGCGCCACATTCACTCGCTTCACGGCTATTTTCTCCGCCCCGGCGACCCGCAAGTACCGATCATATACGAAGTCGACCGGATCAGGGACGGGGGCAGTTTCACCACGCGCAGAGTTGTCGCCATTCAGCACGGCGAAGCGATTTTTTCCATGTCGGCGTCCTTTCAGCTGCGGGAACAGGGACTTGAACATCAGATGGACATGCCGGACGTTCCAAAGCCGGATGAATTGCCGAGCGATCAGGAATTGAAGGACAAGTTTCTTGCGGTCGCGCCGGAAAACGTCCGGCGCTACTGGGAGCGCGAGCGGCCGATCGAAATGCGCCCCGTTGAGCTGACGCACTACTTCAGCAAGAAACCTCTGCCGCCGAAACAATATGTCTGGGTGCGCGCGACAGGCAGGCTTCCCGATGACGAACGCATTCATCAGTGCGTGCTCGCCTATGCATCGGACATGACACTGCTCGACACGTCGCTTTTCCCGCATGGAACGTCCGTATTCAGTCCGAAGATCCAAGCGGCCAGCCTCGATCACGCCATGTGGTTTCATCATCCGTTCCGCGCCGATGAATGGCTGCTTTACGCTACCGACAGTGTCTCTTCGTCCGGTTCGCGCGGCTTGAACCGCGGCTCGCTGTTCACGATGGAAGGCAAACTTGTTGCCTCCACAGCCCAGGAAGGCCTGATCAGACTGCGCAAGAAGGACTGA
- a CDS encoding twin transmembrane helix small protein, with translation MAEFFNILIPIGMAAVAIVLLLGIWNMFRNGPANRSQMLMRWRVGLQFLVVVLVMGGLYFFGSGH, from the coding sequence ATGGCGGAATTCTTCAATATTCTTATTCCAATCGGCATGGCCGCCGTCGCGATCGTACTGTTGCTCGGTATCTGGAACATGTTCAGAAACGGCCCTGCAAACCGATCGCAAATGCTGATGCGCTGGCGGGTGGGATTACAGTTTCTTGTTGTTGTCCTTGTCATGGGCGGGCTCTACTTTTTCGGTTCGGGCCACTGA
- a CDS encoding FAD-binding protein — protein sequence MTTLLVAEHAGGALNDATAKALTAAVALGSDVHVLVAGKGVQGVAEEAAKLTGVAKVLIAESDALEHQLAEPTADLIVGMAGDYDAIVAPATANGKNTLPRVAALLDVMQISDITAVIDAETFERPIYAGNAIQTVKSGDPKKVITVRTSTFAAAEEGGSAAIETLAGNDGSGLSEFIGEELSKSDRPELTSAKIIISGGRALGSEEKFQEVIMPVADALGAAVGASRAAVDAGYAPNDWQVGQTGKVVAPDLYIACGISGAIQHLAGMKDSKVIVAINKDEEAPIFQVADYGLVADLFDVLPDLKAAVE from the coding sequence ATGACAACACTTCTTGTGGCTGAGCATGCCGGCGGCGCATTGAATGACGCAACCGCTAAAGCCCTGACCGCCGCTGTTGCGCTCGGATCCGACGTTCACGTACTTGTCGCAGGTAAAGGCGTTCAGGGCGTTGCTGAAGAGGCCGCCAAGCTGACAGGCGTCGCGAAGGTTCTGATCGCCGAGAGCGATGCGCTTGAGCATCAGCTCGCCGAGCCGACCGCCGACCTGATTGTTGGCATGGCCGGTGACTATGACGCAATCGTCGCGCCGGCAACGGCAAACGGCAAGAACACGCTGCCCCGGGTCGCGGCCCTTCTCGACGTGATGCAGATTTCAGACATCACAGCCGTGATCGATGCGGAAACCTTCGAGCGTCCGATTTATGCCGGGAACGCGATCCAGACGGTCAAGTCAGGCGACCCGAAGAAAGTCATAACGGTCCGCACCTCGACCTTTGCGGCAGCAGAAGAGGGCGGTTCCGCCGCCATCGAAACCCTTGCAGGCAATGACGGATCAGGTCTTTCGGAATTCATCGGTGAAGAGCTCTCGAAATCTGATCGTCCGGAACTCACGTCGGCGAAGATCATCATTTCCGGCGGCCGTGCACTTGGTTCGGAAGAAAAGTTCCAGGAAGTGATCATGCCGGTTGCCGACGCGCTTGGCGCAGCGGTCGGCGCATCCCGTGCTGCCGTCGATGCGGGCTACGCTCCGAACGACTGGCAGGTCGGGCAGACGGGCAAGGTCGTCGCGCCTGATCTTTACATTGCCTGCGGCATTTCAGGTGCAATTCAGCACCTAGCGGGCATGAAGGATTCCAAGGTGATCGTGGCGATCAACAAGGACGAGGAAGCGCCGATTTTCCAGGTGGCGGATTACGGTCTTGTTGCCGATCTTTTCGACGTTTTGCCTGATTTGAAGGCTGCCGTAGAGTAA
- a CDS encoding AMP-binding protein: MNLARFCLAGADVDPEKVALEVIGPGGEIHETWTFQRLEETILSVAAGLRSAGLECGDRILLRIGHSSDFPLMYFGAIAGGFVPVPTSDQLTEAEATGILVDSCAKLILHDGSVEIPKATQIPVWGVGQINDLKSSKPGEFAASGKDDPAFLIYTSGTSGTPKGVLHAHRTGQARLSAHEGWIGLHEDDRLLHAGAFNWSYTLTVGLIDPWIKGATSVIYQGPRDPEVWPRLLESSNATLFAAVPSLYRRILKYGDVAQASFPTLRHGLTAGEGLSAELYRDWRAHTGRELYEALGMSEVSTYLSSGPSVKVKPGATGKPQPGRKVALLRDDPNKIEFAKTNETGLLCVHRNEPGLMLGYWQRPAETRAAFRGDWFVTGDRMRADSDGYFWYEGRADDLMNSFGYRVAPEEVERVLSEHDSVHEVAVTETEVRPGVSLITAFVVPRDLAAFNETDLAAYASHHLADYKKPKIYEVLEQLPRTPSGKVRRKDLKRSPQNP; this comes from the coding sequence ATGAATCTTGCCCGATTTTGCCTGGCCGGCGCCGATGTGGATCCTGAAAAGGTTGCGCTGGAGGTCATCGGGCCGGGAGGCGAGATTCACGAAACGTGGACCTTCCAGCGGCTGGAAGAGACAATTCTGTCCGTCGCGGCCGGTCTGCGGTCCGCGGGCCTTGAATGCGGTGATCGCATTCTTCTCAGGATCGGACACAGCAGCGATTTTCCGCTGATGTATTTCGGGGCGATTGCCGGCGGTTTCGTTCCTGTCCCCACATCCGATCAGCTGACCGAAGCTGAAGCAACCGGTATCCTCGTCGATAGCTGCGCCAAGCTTATTCTGCACGACGGGTCCGTAGAAATTCCAAAGGCCACACAGATACCCGTCTGGGGCGTGGGCCAGATCAATGATCTCAAGTCCTCAAAACCTGGTGAGTTTGCAGCTTCCGGCAAGGATGATCCGGCCTTTCTGATCTACACGTCCGGAACAAGTGGCACGCCCAAGGGTGTCTTGCATGCCCATCGCACGGGGCAGGCCCGGTTGTCGGCCCATGAAGGGTGGATCGGATTGCACGAAGATGACCGGCTTTTGCACGCTGGGGCCTTCAACTGGAGTTACACGCTGACGGTCGGGCTCATCGATCCCTGGATCAAGGGGGCGACCAGCGTCATTTACCAAGGCCCACGCGATCCGGAGGTGTGGCCGAGACTCCTTGAAAGCAGCAATGCGACCTTGTTCGCGGCTGTTCCAAGCCTCTATCGCAGGATCCTGAAATACGGTGACGTTGCTCAAGCATCGTTTCCGACTTTGCGCCATGGTCTGACGGCGGGCGAAGGGCTTTCGGCAGAACTCTATCGGGATTGGCGGGCACATACCGGCCGCGAGCTCTACGAAGCGCTCGGGATGAGCGAGGTTTCAACCTATCTGTCGAGCGGGCCTTCCGTGAAGGTGAAACCGGGCGCAACCGGGAAACCGCAGCCAGGCAGAAAAGTCGCTCTATTGAGAGATGATCCGAACAAGATCGAATTTGCGAAGACGAACGAGACCGGATTGCTCTGCGTTCATCGCAACGAACCGGGTCTCATGCTCGGTTACTGGCAGCGTCCGGCGGAAACCCGCGCCGCATTCCGCGGTGACTGGTTTGTTACCGGTGACCGGATGCGCGCCGATTCCGACGGCTACTTCTGGTACGAGGGACGTGCAGACGACCTGATGAATAGCTTTGGCTACCGGGTTGCCCCAGAAGAGGTTGAACGCGTTTTGTCAGAACACGACAGCGTGCACGAAGTGGCCGTAACGGAGACTGAGGTGCGGCCTGGCGTCAGCCTGATCACGGCTTTTGTCGTCCCGCGCGACCTGGCCGCGTTCAATGAGACCGACCTTGCCGCCTATGCGTCGCACCATCTTGCGGACTACAAGAAGCCGAAGATTTACGAGGTGCTCGAACAGCTCCCAAGAACACCTTCGGGCAAGGTGCGGCGCAAGGACCTGAAACGCTCGCCTCAAAATCCTTAG
- a CDS encoding sigma-70 family RNA polymerase sigma factor produces the protein MIRLLPKLRSFALRLCRNPDQADDLVQTTCERAIRSLDQFDPATRLDSWMFRILQNLYFNSVRDGANRARLFDLAMMDFEESYDGAKAAASSLELQKVQSFIGQLEEDNREVLLKIAIEGQSYKDVAAELGVPIGTVTSRLARARLKLREFLEANNASTGVTLRSMPGGVS, from the coding sequence ATGATCCGTTTGCTCCCGAAGTTGAGGAGTTTTGCGCTTAGATTGTGCCGAAATCCGGATCAGGCGGATGATTTGGTGCAGACGACGTGCGAGCGTGCGATCCGGTCATTGGACCAGTTCGATCCTGCAACCCGTCTCGACAGTTGGATGTTTCGTATCCTGCAGAATCTTTATTTTAATTCTGTGAGGGACGGCGCCAATCGGGCCCGTTTGTTTGACTTGGCAATGATGGATTTTGAAGAAAGTTATGACGGCGCAAAGGCGGCTGCCAGCAGTCTCGAGTTGCAGAAAGTTCAGTCTTTCATAGGGCAGCTTGAGGAGGACAATCGTGAGGTTCTGCTGAAAATCGCTATTGAGGGGCAAAGTTATAAGGATGTTGCCGCAGAATTGGGCGTTCCGATCGGGACGGTGACCAGCCGTTTGGCCAGGGCCCGCCTGAAACTGAGAGAATTTCTTGAAGCGAACAACGCTTCGACCGGGGTTACATTACGCAGCATGCCAGGAGGTGTGTCATGA
- a CDS encoding electron transfer flavoprotein subunit beta/FixA family protein — protein MKILVPVKRVIDYNVKVRVKADGSGVDLANVKMSMNPFDEISVEEALRLKEAGKASEVIVVSVGPQQATETLRTGLAMGADRGILVKTDETTEPLAVAKILKAIVDAEEPSLVIVGKQAIDDDCNQTGQMLSALLGWSQGTFASNIDLGEGTADVTREVDGGLQTVKLKLPAIVTTDLRLNEPRYASLPNIMKAKKKPIDEKTPEDYGVDIAPRLTVVTTTEPPAREAGIKVGSIGELVEKLKNEAGVL, from the coding sequence ATGAAGATCCTTGTGCCCGTTAAACGGGTCATCGACTACAATGTGAAAGTCCGCGTCAAGGCAGACGGTTCAGGCGTCGATCTTGCCAACGTCAAGATGTCGATGAATCCGTTCGACGAAATTTCCGTGGAAGAAGCCCTGCGACTCAAAGAGGCGGGCAAGGCGAGTGAAGTCATCGTCGTCTCAGTCGGACCGCAGCAGGCGACTGAAACCCTTCGGACCGGTCTGGCAATGGGCGCGGATCGCGGCATTCTCGTAAAAACCGATGAGACGACTGAGCCATTGGCTGTCGCAAAGATCCTCAAGGCGATCGTAGATGCGGAAGAGCCAAGCCTGGTCATTGTGGGCAAGCAGGCAATTGACGACGACTGCAACCAGACCGGACAGATGCTATCCGCACTTCTGGGCTGGAGCCAGGGAACATTCGCTTCCAATATCGATCTCGGCGAAGGCACGGCTGACGTGACCCGTGAAGTTGACGGCGGTCTGCAAACGGTGAAGCTGAAACTCCCGGCGATCGTGACCACCGACCTGCGCCTCAACGAGCCGCGCTATGCGTCCTTGCCCAATATCATGAAGGCCAAGAAAAAGCCGATCGATGAGAAAACGCCGGAAGATTACGGCGTCGACATCGCACCGCGGCTTACGGTTGTCACGACGACTGAACCACCGGCACGCGAAGCGGGGATCAAAGTCGGGTCGATTGGCGAATTGGTCGAGAAACTCAAAAACGAGGCCGGTGTCCTTTAA
- a CDS encoding ubiquinone biosynthesis hydroxylase, with amino-acid sequence MTKKKEKAEMYDLLIAGGGYVGLSLAVALKQGDPGLKCAVIDPKPMDQLHKDPRASAIAAAASRMLTQLGIWEKIANEAQPINEMIVTDSKLRDAVRSVFLTFDGEATEGEPFAHMMPNGVMMPALYEAARVLDVAFFAPGMAETFRTLADHSELELQDGTTLKGRVLVAADGVRSKLRDLAGIRTVNWDYGQSGIVTTVKHERPHNGRAEEHFLPAGPFAILPLPGNRSSLVWTEKTADAERLVRSDEFTFELELERRFGHHLGKLAVEGPRRAYPLGLKLARDFVKPRFALIGDAAHGIHPIAGQGLNLGFKDVAALAEVLVDARRLGQDIGGFDVLERYQRWRRFDTFQMGVVTDVLNRLFSNDNDMLRAVRDLGLGLVDRMPRLKNQFIKEAAGFAGPVPKLLSGEPI; translated from the coding sequence GTGACGAAGAAAAAGGAAAAGGCAGAGATGTACGACCTCCTGATAGCCGGAGGCGGTTATGTCGGGCTCTCGCTGGCGGTTGCGTTGAAGCAGGGCGATCCCGGTCTCAAGTGTGCGGTTATCGATCCGAAACCGATGGATCAGCTGCACAAGGATCCGCGCGCATCGGCCATAGCTGCCGCGGCTTCACGCATGCTGACCCAGTTGGGAATCTGGGAGAAGATTGCGAATGAAGCCCAGCCTATCAACGAAATGATTGTCACGGACAGCAAATTGCGGGACGCGGTGCGCTCGGTGTTTTTGACCTTTGACGGCGAAGCGACCGAAGGCGAACCGTTCGCGCATATGATGCCGAACGGCGTCATGATGCCTGCACTTTATGAAGCCGCAAGGGTACTGGATGTTGCGTTCTTTGCGCCTGGAATGGCTGAAACCTTCCGCACACTTGCTGATCATTCCGAGCTTGAACTTCAGGACGGCACAACCCTGAAAGGCCGAGTGCTGGTTGCTGCAGATGGTGTCCGGTCCAAATTGCGCGATCTTGCCGGAATCCGGACAGTGAACTGGGACTACGGCCAGTCGGGGATCGTAACGACCGTCAAACATGAGCGGCCGCATAACGGCCGGGCCGAAGAACATTTTCTGCCGGCCGGCCCATTCGCTATCCTGCCGCTGCCCGGCAATCGGTCGTCGCTCGTGTGGACTGAAAAAACGGCAGACGCGGAGCGGCTGGTGCGTTCCGACGAATTCACCTTCGAACTTGAGCTGGAACGGCGCTTCGGGCACCACCTCGGCAAATTGGCGGTCGAGGGTCCGAGACGCGCCTATCCGCTCGGATTGAAACTCGCACGCGATTTCGTGAAGCCGCGATTTGCGCTGATCGGAGACGCCGCCCACGGAATTCACCCGATTGCGGGTCAGGGCCTCAATCTGGGCTTCAAGGATGTTGCGGCACTGGCGGAAGTTCTGGTCGACGCGCGCCGCCTCGGCCAGGATATCGGCGGTTTCGATGTTCTTGAGAGATATCAGCGCTGGCGGAGGTTCGACACATTCCAGATGGGCGTGGTGACGGACGTATTGAACCGCCTCTTTTCAAACGACAATGACATGCTGCGCGCCGTCAGGGATCTGGGTCTCGGGCTGGTTGACCGAATGCCGCGTTTGAAAAACCAATTCATCAAGGAAGCTGCCGGTTTCGCCGGCCCCGTTCCAAAATTGCTTTCCGGTGAGCCAATCTGA
- a CDS encoding SDR family NAD(P)-dependent oxidoreductase: MNDLPEGYTAPRSILITGCSSGIGAEAAHILRGRNWRVFPTARKQEDIDRLAAQGFEALRLDYEDPASIRATVDAVLSLTEGRLDAVFNNGAYAVPGALEDIPTDAMRALFEANFIGWHDLTRQIIPSMRANRAGRIVQCSSVLGIVALKFRGAYTASKFAVEAYTDTLRQELKGSGLHVSLIEPGPIDTRFTENTLANFDRWIGEKGLNSSVFAETYKKRRVRMESGEPGPFKLPASAVVKRLIHAVEAKRPKARYHVTVPTTLMAVAKRMLPTGLLDTVCIRAADAEE, encoded by the coding sequence ATGAATGATTTGCCAGAGGGTTATACTGCGCCCCGCTCCATTCTGATTACAGGATGCTCATCGGGCATTGGCGCTGAGGCGGCACATATTCTACGCGGACGCAATTGGCGGGTTTTTCCGACGGCGAGAAAACAGGAAGATATAGACAGGCTAGCGGCTCAGGGCTTCGAGGCGCTTCGGCTTGATTATGAGGATCCTGCGAGTATCCGGGCGACTGTCGATGCTGTGCTGAGCCTTACGGAGGGCAGACTGGATGCAGTGTTCAACAACGGGGCCTATGCGGTGCCTGGAGCTCTCGAAGACATACCAACCGATGCAATGAGAGCCTTGTTCGAGGCCAACTTTATCGGCTGGCACGATCTGACGCGCCAGATCATCCCGTCAATGCGCGCGAATCGTGCCGGACGCATTGTTCAATGTTCTTCGGTACTGGGTATTGTTGCGCTCAAATTCCGTGGGGCTTATACAGCATCCAAATTCGCGGTCGAGGCGTATACGGACACGTTGCGGCAGGAATTGAAGGGCAGCGGACTGCATGTCTCGCTGATTGAACCGGGCCCGATAGACACCCGGTTTACGGAGAATACGCTTGCCAATTTCGACCGCTGGATTGGTGAAAAGGGGCTAAATTCCTCCGTTTTTGCGGAGACTTACAAAAAACGGCGCGTGCGCATGGAATCCGGAGAACCGGGTCCTTTCAAGCTGCCGGCCAGCGCCGTCGTCAAACGGCTCATCCATGCTGTCGAAGCCAAACGGCCAAAAGCGCGATATCATGTGACGGTCCCAACGACTTTGATGGCGGTCGCCAAGCGCATGCTTCCAACGGGACTTCTCGACACAGTCTGTATCAGGGCCGCGGATGCGGAAGAATAA
- a CDS encoding rhomboid family intramembrane serine protease: MFIPLHDQNQLDHVPRPYVNLAIIAVNVIVFLVLQDAGNYQTVNASSISHGLIPVVLFDIRDLAPQFQVLPDWMSLVTYAFLHGNFMHLIGNMLFLWVFGDNVEDAMGHSRYLAFYIICAIVSGLAYALLDLDSDMPLIGASGAVSGVVAAYLMLHPKVKVWVLALGRIPLRLSAQWLLGAWVLYQIYNAFAFPESQVAWIAHVGGLAAGAILVLFFRRKGVPLFDRDLG; the protein is encoded by the coding sequence ATGTTCATTCCGCTTCACGATCAAAATCAGCTGGACCATGTTCCGCGTCCTTATGTGAACCTGGCAATCATCGCGGTGAACGTGATTGTCTTTCTTGTTCTTCAGGATGCGGGCAATTACCAGACGGTCAACGCGTCGTCGATTTCACACGGGCTGATTCCGGTTGTCCTGTTCGATATCCGTGACCTCGCGCCGCAGTTTCAGGTTCTGCCGGACTGGATGTCCTTGGTCACTTATGCCTTTCTGCATGGCAATTTCATGCATCTGATTGGCAACATGCTGTTTTTATGGGTGTTTGGCGACAATGTTGAAGACGCGATGGGGCATAGCCGCTACCTCGCTTTCTACATTATTTGTGCGATCGTCTCTGGATTGGCCTATGCGCTCCTCGATCTGGATTCGGATATGCCGCTGATTGGTGCCTCTGGTGCCGTTTCGGGCGTGGTTGCGGCCTACCTAATGCTTCATCCCAAGGTGAAGGTCTGGGTTTTGGCCCTGGGACGAATACCCCTACGCCTGAGCGCTCAATGGTTGCTCGGCGCCTGGGTTCTTTATCAGATCTACAACGCTTTTGCTTTTCCGGAGAGTCAGGTTGCCTGGATCGCCCATGTCGGCGGCCTGGCTGCCGGGGCGATTCTGGTTCTGTTTTTCAGGCGCAAAGGTGTGCCGCTGTTTGACAGAGACCTTGGCTAG
- a CDS encoding 3-hydroxybutyryl-CoA dehydrogenase, with protein MAVEIKKIGVIGSGQMGSGIAHVCALAGFDVGLSDISMERIESGLASINGNMARQVSKSLIAEEERAAALDRIKPVEELDLLADADLVIESAVENEQVKRKIFAQLCPILKPEAILATNTSSISITRLAATTDRPERFIGIHFMNPVPIMDLVELVRGIATEDETFEASKQFCMRLGKQIAVAEDFPAFMVNRILLPMINEAIYTLYEGVGSVESIDKAMRLGANHPMGPLQLADFIGLDTCLSIMQVLYEGLADTKYRPCPLLVKYVEAGWLGRKTQRGFYDYRGETPVPTR; from the coding sequence ATGGCAGTCGAAATCAAAAAAATCGGCGTGATTGGCTCAGGTCAAATGGGCAGTGGTATTGCGCATGTTTGCGCGCTTGCCGGCTTCGACGTCGGATTGAGCGACATTTCGATGGAGCGAATCGAGTCCGGGCTTGCCTCGATCAACGGCAACATGGCGCGTCAGGTAAGCAAATCCCTGATTGCGGAAGAGGAGCGTGCGGCCGCGCTTGACCGGATCAAGCCGGTGGAGGAGCTCGATCTGCTGGCGGACGCCGATCTGGTCATCGAATCCGCGGTTGAAAACGAGCAGGTCAAGCGCAAGATTTTCGCGCAATTGTGCCCGATCCTGAAACCTGAAGCCATTCTGGCAACGAATACGTCGTCGATCTCGATAACGCGGCTTGCGGCAACGACCGATCGGCCGGAGCGTTTCATCGGCATCCACTTCATGAACCCGGTGCCCATCATGGACCTGGTGGAACTGGTGCGTGGTATCGCAACGGAAGACGAGACATTCGAAGCTTCCAAACAATTTTGCATGCGTCTTGGTAAGCAGATTGCGGTTGCAGAGGATTTTCCCGCCTTCATGGTCAACCGGATCCTTCTGCCGATGATCAACGAGGCGATCTATACGCTCTACGAGGGTGTCGGATCGGTCGAATCCATCGACAAGGCCATGCGACTGGGTGCAAACCATCCCATGGGGCCTCTGCAACTTGCGGACTTCATCGGTCTCGACACCTGCCTTTCGATCATGCAGGTGCTTTATGAGGGGCTTGCCGATACGAAGTACCGTCCCTGCCCGCTCCTGGTGAAATATGTCGAGGCCGGCTGGCTTGGGCGTAAGACACAGCGTGGCTTTTACGATTACCGCGGAGAAACGCCAGTCCCGACCAGGTAA
- a CDS encoding RT0821/Lpp0805 family surface protein, producing MISAQEKTEPLVPTVSTTLQTSDKTIANEKLQTALEKSLSGEATRWQNPQSGVKGSVTPLKTWKTSEGTYCRSYTERIVLASGKSLNREGVACRTGNAVWKSA from the coding sequence ATGATCTCCGCTCAGGAGAAAACAGAGCCGCTTGTCCCAACCGTCTCGACCACGTTGCAGACGTCTGACAAAACAATCGCCAATGAAAAGCTTCAAACCGCGCTTGAAAAGTCTCTTTCAGGCGAAGCGACACGCTGGCAAAATCCTCAAAGCGGTGTCAAAGGTTCGGTAACTCCCCTTAAAACCTGGAAGACATCGGAAGGAACCTATTGCCGTTCCTACACGGAACGCATTGTGCTCGCGTCCGGAAAGTCCCTGAACCGCGAAGGCGTGGCCTGCCGCACCGGAAATGCGGTCTGGAAATCCGCCTGA
- a CDS encoding TlpA disulfide reductase family protein — MNKPTESVRSSRRGMIAAGLAGAVAAVAALYVIAGPNGNIAGAQSCTAALSAAASAKPFAKGEVAAFLPASQPLDLTGLTFKGSDGETMSLADFKDKTVLLNLWATWCAPCREEMPALDQLQADLGDPTFEVVAVSLDRGGPDKPKDFLQEIGVSNLTFYQDSSNGLLKELRKVSRATGLPTTILIDPEGCEIGTMYGPAEWASGEAKHLIQSARGKEGA; from the coding sequence ATGAATAAGCCTACCGAATCCGTCAGAAGCTCCAGACGCGGCATGATCGCCGCAGGGCTCGCAGGCGCGGTGGCTGCTGTAGCGGCTCTATACGTGATCGCCGGTCCGAATGGCAATATTGCCGGTGCGCAAAGCTGTACGGCTGCGCTATCTGCCGCAGCCTCCGCAAAACCATTTGCCAAAGGCGAAGTCGCCGCATTCCTGCCTGCAAGCCAGCCACTTGACCTGACAGGGCTTACCTTCAAGGGCTCGGACGGGGAAACCATGTCGCTTGCTGACTTCAAGGACAAGACAGTTCTACTAAACCTCTGGGCCACCTGGTGCGCGCCTTGCCGTGAGGAGATGCCCGCACTCGATCAGCTCCAGGCCGACCTGGGCGACCCGACTTTTGAGGTCGTCGCAGTCAGCCTTGATCGCGGCGGCCCCGACAAACCGAAGGATTTTCTGCAGGAAATCGGCGTCTCGAACCTGACGTTTTATCAGGACAGCTCAAACGGTCTCTTGAAGGAATTGCGAAAAGTCAGCCGTGCGACGGGCCTGCCAACAACCATTCTGATCGATCCGGAGGGTTGCGAAATCGGAACCATGTACGGTCCGGCCGAATGGGCATCAGGCGAGGCAAAACACCTCATTCAAAGTGCAAGAGGGAAAGAGGGCGCCTGA
- a CDS encoding cob(I)yrinic acid a,c-diamide adenosyltransferase, producing the protein MVVLNKIYTKTGDDGTTALGTGERRPKNDLRIEAYGTVDETNAVVGLVRLHVAESETGIDSVLNRIQNDLFDLGADLATPETDQDLGYEPLRITDSQVTAIEAAIDDLNSDLSPLRSFVLPGGSAASTYLHLARTVSRRAERLMVELSSVENINPAAVRYMNRLSDYFFVASRYLNDKGEKDVLWVPGKNR; encoded by the coding sequence ATGGTTGTTCTGAACAAGATTTATACAAAGACCGGTGATGATGGCACGACCGCTCTGGGAACCGGGGAACGGCGCCCGAAAAACGATCTTCGGATAGAGGCGTATGGAACAGTCGATGAAACCAACGCCGTGGTTGGTCTGGTGAGGCTTCACGTCGCCGAATCTGAAACTGGTATCGACAGTGTGCTCAATCGCATTCAAAACGATCTTTTTGATCTCGGTGCTGATCTGGCGACCCCGGAGACGGATCAGGATCTTGGCTATGAACCGCTTCGCATCACTGACAGCCAGGTGACTGCGATCGAGGCAGCCATTGATGATCTGAATTCCGATCTTTCTCCGCTCAGATCCTTTGTTTTACCGGGGGGAAGTGCCGCGTCCACCTATCTTCATCTTGCCCGGACGGTTTCGCGCCGCGCCGAGCGATTGATGGTCGAACTTTCTTCTGTGGAAAACATCAATCCGGCAGCTGTACGCTACATGAACCGCCTTTCGGACTACTTCTTCGTGGCCTCGCGTTACCTGAATGACAAGGGTGAGAAAGACGTTCTCTGGGTCCCTGGCAAGAATCGGTAG